AGATCACTTCCAAAGTTTTCTGTGTACAAATCCTGAATCGCTTTCAAATTTATTGCTTGAGCCTTGCCATCTTAATTAACCAGGGTACATGATGTGAACCAATTGATCACCGAAACACAGGAAAAATGTAGGTTGGAGTGAGTCAAGAACTTCTAAAAACACAGTAAACTGTATTCAGATTAATAATTCAACATACTTCTTATTTCCTTGTTTGCTTCCttaaataaactaacaaactcacGTAGGAGTGTAACTTTATTCTACATAGAGTTTGACTACTTCTATCCATTCTTTTAGCTAGATAATCCTACTGATATTCAAAGAGAACTTCAAATGAAAACAACTACTACTACTCTTAGACTAAATAATTATTTAgataagataaagataaaacatAAGATAAAGCTAAACCATAAGATAATGATAAACCAAGATGTAATCCTTACTGATTAGGATTACATCAGTACATATCCCGGACTAAATTATCGGGACACTGTGTAAAGCGTCTCATTTACACATGCTGGATAAAGTTCAGGCTTTGGCCGGCAAGCATGACCCAAAAAATTGATTGCATTCAAGAGGGCCAGGGTAGAACGTTTCACATGTTTTTGATAGATGGTTGCTTATTTAGTGGCTAATCATTCTTTAATTTGATTCTGAAACGTGCAGCTGTGTTTTGTCCGGCATATTTCAATTAACGACGGGCAAGAAAAAGAGGAGAGACCAGTAAAGGAACCAAGTGCGAATATCAACAGCTTGTGTGTTGAAATGGTTAAGACATTAATACCAGAAGGCTGGTAGGTACGTAGAGGTAATTGGTTTGCTTCTCACACATGCactgacacacacacacacacacacacacacacacacacacacacacacacacacacacatatatatatatacgtatttGTTGATACCCAGATCCACAGGAAGCCTGCTAATTGATACTTTTACGTGTTGGTAGAAAATGAACATTACTGGAAAAAACGTCGACGGTCTCTAGAGTTTCAGTTTGCCTTTACGGTCCGGCCAGTTTCCATCATGAAGCCTAAACGGACAGCAGCAGATCAGCTAGCCAACAGAAAATCACTgcctctttatttattttttattttttattttgttttttgaggcTTGAGCGTGAAATTTAATCCATAATTGTAGCAACCGGCCGTTAATCAGAAATGAATTCTTCGACACCAATTTGGACTGCTGGTAAAGTATGTAGAATATATGGCTGACCGATGGTATTTCTTGGACAGGAGCTTAATTAGTAAACACTGCCCTTGGAGGCACAATATTTAAGAATTGTCATAGAGAACACTAAGAGCTGAGAAGATGtgcaaccaaaaatattttctatataaaaGAGAAGATAAATGTTTCTTTTACGTTCTGACGTTCATTTCCCGTATGTCTGACAATCATGTTCAGAGAAGACGAGCTTACTTGAGTTTAGATACAGTTCTCACTTGTTCCCCAGATTAATTACTCGACTTTTCTTAATAAAGCTAGGCAATTTCTCAATTACTTTCCTAGAGCATAGTCACCGATCGATGAAATGGTGTGAACTAGGGTCAACGGAATCAGGAGCTCTAATTAAGAGGCTggaatttgaatgaaaatacattaagatttaagatttaattaatatatataaaatataactaGTATTCACtcagtgttaacaaaatataaacaaaataaaaaacacaaaataaatgttTCTTAATATATGTCAATTTCTAACCCAATTACCTATAAAAATAGAATCTAACGTTTTTTTAGACCTAAAAAATCATCTATGATTGAATATGTACTAAATTtcacaacaatttttcttttgatggaCGGCATCAAATAGTCAATCAAAAACTGTAATGCCTCGCATAAATTAATATCAACTATGACGAGTAATTCGCTATTAAAATTATTGCGTGTTTTAAATCACTAATTAAATAcccttcaaaatatatataatcccttttcaattaattttattaatattcataTTTTACGATCTTTGAACGTCTATCTCCTTGGAACGTTTGAATACTTTCACTAGAACGTTTGATGCTTGCCCTAGGCAGCATTACCTTTTAACTTCTCTTGGAACATTCGGCGCTTTGTTGGAACGATCGACATGTCATTTTCCTGAACATTCGAAGTACAACACGAACATTCGAACATGTCTGAAAAGCACTTTATCCACCTCAATCAATTCTATCCATTTCTCACACTTATAAAACGCTCACTATGACCCTCAAACCTTCACCCTTTGTTCTTGAGCTTCAGAGGAGCCTTAATCCTAGTGAGAGAGATAATttgtagagagagaaaatggtTTGTGGTGTGATACCACCCTCTTTGAGGTAAGCCTTGTTTCCAATTCAATttttgcattattattatttttattatactaACCTTGTGATTTATCAAGCATTTCTTTTTGTTCTAGCATTCCATGTTGAGTTTATAATTTATTACGTAAGAATAATTAGTTTTTCTTCAAAAGATGAGAGtttatttatgattttattgttttatcacATTGATATGTTTAAGCATGTCATTATAAGGTTATTGGAAGCTTTGGTTAACGTTTTATATGTAACAGGTAGAAGTTTTGGGTCTCTCATGCATTTTGGTACCCAGTTCCACTATATCTGGTCGAACGATTGACCCTTGCTTACCGAACGCTCGATACTGAGGACGAACATTCAAAAGTGTCCAAAATGAGAGATTAGAGTTTTTAATGATGGGTTAGTATATCTATTTCTTAATTAGGATTTTCGCATTCATAGGCTAGACTCTTGAGGTATTGTTCATGATATTATGGTATGTTTTGCAATAGCGGTTGTCCAAGACGTCAAAGTCTATAGATGAACATTTGAAGTAAGTAAATGATTATGAAACTAGTTTCACTTTAACGTGCAACATTTTAGCTGACTGAACATGTTTTATTCTTCAAAATGATATGTCTTGAGCCTACTGAttttataacatgtttagattgcttcaaatGGATGCCTGGcctatatatgattttcttaaaataaatgagcaatatttgcatcgtatgacatggtacatcgGTACATGTGGTATTATAGTCATGAGCTTACATTATACGGGCTTGACCCTATGGTCACagagatttacttttatgtttagCCTTGAATTCAACAGTTGTTTTGTGATGGGCACACCATATATGAATGGAGTCACGATTACGGCTTTACTAGTAGTTTGGGCCACCTGAGGCCAGACTCTGTCGGactgctagtatatgacggtatgcATACAATATCTGGGGCCACCAGTGTTGTATTATAGGTCACTCGGGACAGCTCAAACCCTACCATTGAAGGATTGAGGACTTACATAGACCATATGTAGGATAACTATGATTATACATATAGTATGATTTCCTTGCATTAAAATATCAGTGATTGTTACCGAAATTATGTTCCATCACTTCCTcaaaataaactacattttaaCGACATATTAACGGAGACAATACTCGTATGTTATATTTGTGAAAACTCACGTCTAATATTTCAAAGTTATGTTATGTCAATGAAGGCTCGATGCATAATTGATTTCGTAATAATTTGCTTACCTAGTTGTGAACTTACACAGTTATTTCTCTTCCACTATAAACTCCTTAGTGTTTTgcaaatgagaaatgctataggtacttaaacttttacaaagggaagcttacaaactgatgtggaaTCTGACGTGACGTTTTCTTAGTTAAACTTTATAGGCGTTTTCTGTTTACTGTTCACGTcagtgtacaattttttttctttctaaaaagctagttctctctctctcctcagcCGCACGGTGGCCGGTGTACCAGCGAGGTGGTGCCATGACGCCATGTCCTCCAACTCCAGTAGCGCCTGCTGCTCTCTCGACATGCCCTCGAATGTGCTACCGACGAAGAATGAAAATGGTGTCGGAAAGAGGTGCTGACGAAGGTCCTGTGCCTCCTTCTCCAGCTTCCCACCGAGCTGGGTTGAGAGGCGAATCACGTCCTTCATGTGCCCCTCCACCTCGCTCGCCAACACCTCCAGATCCTCTTCCTTGTTGCAGGACAGCCGGTCCTCCAGCCACGTCACCTCGATGACCAGGTAGGGCTTGGTCGGAACCAGATTGGTCACTCGGAACCGTTCCTGGCCCTTGCAGATGAGGAATAACCGGTTGTCGACGAGGCGCTCGTGCTTCACCACCTCCCCAACGCAGCCGACCTCCGCGATGACTGAAATGGCATCAAAGTAGATAATGCTGAATCGAAGATCGATCTGGAGGAGCGTGTGCATCATCATTTGACTTGGAGAGATCTCCTCAGCCGCACGATCTAAGAGAGAGGCCTGgagaagattcaggaagatgggtctttttttttttttttttttttagaaaatgaaaagcTTGGAGCGAGAGAAAGAACCcagctttttagaaaaaaattgtacactGACATGAACAATAAAGAGAAAAAGCCtgttaagttttttaattgagAAAACGTCACGTCAGATTCCACATCAGTTTATACGCCttcatttgtaaaagtttaagtatcTGTAACATTTTTATTTGCAAATTAATAGATTGCCGGGCGGTAGAACGACAAATTTGCTGGAATGAAGATGTTAAGTGAATGGCTTGTAGGACCCAAGCAAGTTTTGGCACTCTTCCTCAACCAGATCTCGCAGCGGAGTCACGAGCACTTACTTGAGTAGTGCAGCCTCCCAATCTCGGTCGACACTAATGCGTTGGCCGGTGTGGTGATGATCGAGAAGTTCGACCTCAAGCAGGTTCTAGCCCTCTTTTCCTTAACCAGATCTCGCAGCGAAGTCACAAGTGCTATCTCAAGCAATGCAACCTCCCAATCTCAACCGACGCCGATGCATTATTGGCCGGCATGGCAATGATTGACAAGTTGGACCCGAAGTATCTTTTGGTACTCTTCGTCGACCAGATCTCAAAGCGGCGTTGCAAGCGCTTGCTCGAGCAGCACAGCTTGCCAATCTTGGCTGACACCAATTCGTTGCCCAGCGTGGCAATGATCGATGAGCTAGGCCCCAAGCAGGATTTGGCGCTCTTCGATCTTGCAGCGTAGTCGCAAGCACTTGCTCGAGTAACGCAGCCTTCCATTCTTGACCAATAAAGGatatttaagaaaatatatatatatatatatatatatatatatatatatatatatatatatatatatatatatatataaaataaaaaaataaaaaataaaaaatctgatgTGGAGTGCATGTGAAAAGCCTtcagctaattttttttttttttttttttctgtttcccccccccccccccccccccccccccccccccaaaaaaagaaaaaagaaaaaagaaagaagaaagagagagagaaatataaaaaacttcAGCTAAATTAAATTTAGATAGAATTACTTTACCTAATGGGACGGATAATCCTAGGCTCCTAGCTTTAGTTCCTACAAATGTGGATCCCGAGGCTTTGGTTTGAGGTAAGGAGACCCTTAATTTGTTGTTTCCTTGCACAAGGACAATAGAAAAACGACGTCGACACTCTCAAGTGAGGAACTGGGTGGCTATAATTCATGTTGCCCGCCAGTAATAAAGGAAGTCAAAAGTGACATGTCCATCAAACGTAATCCTTGCTGGCTTTTAAAAGTAACATGCATTTTCATAATTTACACTTAACATAACTTAACTTAACTAGGGTTGTAGACTTGTAGTGACTGGTGAATCTATCAAAAGAATACATGTCGCTTCTTCCCTGGAAAGACAGAAAGCTAAAAAAAACACCTGACTGCTCTTATTCTGCTAAAAGATGCAAAGGCTTCCTCTTTGCCAGCATACTTTATAGAGTTTTTAACTGCAACTGGAGAAATATCCTTTCTAGAAATTATACATACATGGACCAAGTCAAAGCTAAACATGATCCTAATCTAATCTGACATCAAAAAACATGTGAAGGCAAAATGAGTACCATAGATACTTATGctttaatttgcatataatgTTAGGGAAATAAACACCCAAATAATCTATATGCCAGGCCTTAATATAGCACGATAGCACCGCACTTaaatccaaaagcttaaacctATGGGATTGGGTAGGGAGTATTTGCTCTGAATTTTTGCTGGAAACTTAATTGTTGGTGGCTTGTCCTGGACATGATCTGGATAGATGCTGAGGTTGGATGGGACACCCAGAACCTACACTATGCCCTCATATATacataatttagaaataaagaaaattgcaagtagaaaaatatatagaaaaatgcaATTTCCACAACTCAAAGCAGTTGGAAAAATCAGGTAGTTCCAAATAACAATCTTGGAAATGAGAGGTTTTATCTAATTACAAGATATAGCTCAATTACAACACAGGCAAATCGTGAGGAATGTTCTGAATTGATGGTTAGTTCTCTAATGTCAGGGTTTATGAAAAGGAAACTGATGTACCTTCCTCTTCCGTTGACCCTGCTGCTCTGGCAAGTTTCAGACACCCAAAACTTAATACAAGCTTGAAATATATTCTTCTGACAATTTCCCAGTGGAAAGAGTTGGCATCCAAACCTTTTGTTTTATCAAATAGTTGAGCCAATCAAAGAGAAGTGACTGCCAATCATCTACAATGCTGCCTGCCAGTATTCAGTGGGGAATCTCTGATGCTCCTGGATTGGTTGTAGGTGAGCTGTGGAGTTCCATCTTTCTTCTTGCGTCTCCCTTGTTGAGGTAAACGAGAATGGCAAGATAAAATGGCAAGGTCGTTAAGATCTTGCAATGTAGTCAGAACCCTAACAACTTCATCCATTGTGGGGCGGGATTTCGGGTCCTTACTAAGGCAGTTGTAAGCTAATTGAGAGACTTTCTGCACCCCTTTAATGGAGTAGTGCCGTTCCAAGCGGTGATCCACTAGTAGGTCAAGCTTTCGCTTGTCAAGTAGAAATTGCCGAGCCCATGCAACGAGGTTTTGCTGCCCACTTGGGCGTTTTTTGTCCATAGATCTTCTGCCTGTTAAAATCTCAAGTAGCACAACTCCAAAGCTGTAAACGTCACTTTTGGATGTCAAGTGTCCTGGGGAAAGAAGATccaaaaattgtataaaaggTCAGATCTGAAACTTCTTATGGTACAAGAAACACAAGCATAAATGATAACTCGCTTGTATGCCAAGGACATGAAGCATCAGTTTCCAAGCATCTGAACTGCATCAAACTTGAATTTTTGAAAGTTTTTGGTGTTGGTTGGGCGACCAACTAACTAGATTGTTAATGCTAAATAACATCATTATCAAATCAATATGAAAATTCTAATTTAATGAATTTGATTGGAATGACTTCAAATAAATCTTTACTGTCTTATCTGACCTTGTAATGTGATCACTAGCACAAGATAATcaagtcatcctacaattaGCCTGGGAAGGAACAGGCCCTTGCTGTTTGTTACAAAAGTAGAGGGGTCTAAAAACAAAAGCTGAAATTCACTTCAAATAAATGTTCCACTGTCTTAGCTTTTTGTAGCTTTTTAAGTGAGACTATTTACTTTTGACATTAGAATTCAGCTCATTGAGGATTCTGATGAAGTCAGTAAACCTAATTAGTGAATATATCAGTGATTGTAGATATTAGACAATGTCTTATCACCAACTTCAGTGTGTAAATCGTCTTTAATTATGTGGTATCCGAATGCCTCATAAAGATGCTTGAAACTGACGCTTCAACAAGTTTGAGCATTTAACAAGTTCAAATATCTCAAcgctatttttgttattaagcCAAGGACAAGTTCTAATATCACTATACCTCGCTATTAAGTTTTCTTacaattaatgattaaattcattaaagctagaacatatatatatttgaacttGTTCTTACCTGTCATTACATATTCTGGAGCAGCATAACCATAAGTCCCAACGACCCTGGTAGAAACGTGCGTTTTATCCCCCTGAGGCCCAGCTTTGGCTAGACCAAAATCTGAAAGCTTTGCATTATATTCCTATAGAAGATAAAACCTGTTAACAGCTCAGTTCAACAAAAATCTAAATTTGATCATTCACTAATATCATATTCATATACCGAATCAAGCAATATGTTGGATGTCTTGAAGTCTCTATATATGACTGGTTCTGGACCATTATGGAGGAACGCAAGTCCTTTCGCTGCGCCAATTGCAATCTTAATCCTATTGGACCATGGAAGAGGTATGgtcccttcaaattttttgacaaaattagCAATTGTTTAATACGACAATTTGACAGTGCATGATCATGCAAAGAATACAAGTTAAAAAGAGgctagagaaaataaaataaagaagttaAATCTAAGGCATTGTGCTCAATTTAACCATCCATCAATGTATAATCTTGATGAATTGTGTAAGAACTTACAACATACCTGTAGGGCTTATACTCCTAAAGAAATATCTTTTGAACATGGGAACCCTTGTAGGATTCATTCAACGTATGACATATTCAGCTATAAGAATTAGGAAGAGAAACTGGAGAAGGAAGAGGGAAAGCAGATAttggagaaagaagaacaaattataTGTTTGATGCTAAAATTTACTTGTAACAACATCACTTACATCTTAAGAAGGCAGATTCctttaactaaaattttaaaaaacagtgATCCCAAGCAACACTCTGATGGCAGTTTTTCAGAATAAACAACACAATATAAAAGTTTAGCAAGATCAGTTGCACAATAATAGCTACACTCACTTTTAAAAAGATGGTTTTCAAGACTTCCACGCGTCATAAATTCATAAACAAGCAGCCGTTGATCAGCTTCACTGCAGTACCCAATAAGTTTGACAAGATTAGGATGGTGAAGCTGTCCAAGAAAGTCCACCTCAGCCTGCATTAAGGAAATGTCGTGGTTACAGTCCCAATTTCCAGCATCTCACTGAAAACATCTTTTTGACATCAATCTACTAACCCAAAGCATATATTCTACTAACCACCCATTCTCTATGGCCCTGAAGACCATCCAGCTTCAAGCTTTTAACTGCAACCGTAATTCCTGTCCCGG
The Alnus glutinosa chromosome 14, dhAlnGlut1.1, whole genome shotgun sequence genome window above contains:
- the LOC133856692 gene encoding uncharacterized protein LOC133856692 → MMMHTLLQIDLRFSIIYFDAISVIAEVGCVGEVVKHERLVDNRLFLICKGQERFRVTNLVPTKPYLVIEVTWLEDRLSCNKEEDLEVLASEVEGHMKDVIRLSTQLGGKLEKEAQDLRQHLFPTPFSFFVGSTFEGMSREQQALLELEDMASWHHLAGTPATVRLRRERELENDMSIVPTKRRMFQEKLKGNAA
- the LOC133857122 gene encoding serine/threonine-protein kinase PBL34-like; protein product: MEKKCGCWSVLKRGVRGACKSSASKDSANTIPRTSLVYDAATETRYLNASNRELCPPNEAHLSSDNPEPPPSESEAPRQLLQFTFQELKAATGNFRPDSILGEGGFGYVFKGWIEENGTAPAKPGTGITVAVKSLKLDGLQGHREWVAEVDFLGQLHHPNLVKLIGYCSEADQRLLVYEFMTRGSLENHLFKRTIPLPWSNRIKIAIGAAKGLAFLHNGPEPVIYRDFKTSNILLDSEYNAKLSDFGLAKAGPQGDKTHVSTRVVGTYGYAAPEYVMTGHLTSKSDVYSFGVVLLEILTGRRSMDKKRPSGQQNLVAWARQFLLDKRKLDLLVDHRLERHYSIKGVQKVSQLAYNCLSKDPKSRPTMDEVVRVLTTLQDLNDLAILSCHSRLPQQGRRKKKDGTPQLTYNQSRSIRDSPLNTGRQHCR